The Plasmodium sp. gorilla clade G2 genome assembly, chromosome: 4 genome has a segment encoding these proteins:
- a CDS encoding stevor PIR protein, putative, whose protein sequence is MISYKFKLIIFSIILGALSLIYNVRNTLENHCDGLYKNINYKNTLLVPTKFRSLGELLYEPKTNHKHENNKLREYRNTNETNYMKKKYPKNHTKTKQNIPEVTQKENTLATNLKKYRKEIYGKENETQTNRSSRSLKYLEMQRKLYNNFYVKPETDFVHISDKSNAKNDKFCECPNKMKSFKKSSSSNKINDKYLYKLKTGCVGGVGVCALSSTAIGNSGIAAGVTAGIAPGTAAAKSFLTGIYSASIVPKLTEALSGVSLFSEPAIESALSSISTISSAHISCAATKAATAASGAAWGTFSAYGIAALVVILIAVVLIILYIWFYRRRKNSLKCEGKKRLCTKFAF, encoded by the exons ATGATAtcttataaatttaaattaattatattttcaataatatTAGGAGCATTATCCTTAATTTACAATGTAAGAAATACGCTAGAG AATCACTGCGAtggattatataaaaatataaactatAAAAACACCCTATTAGTGCCAACAAAGTTTAGATCATTAGGAGAATTGTTATATGAACCTAAAACAAATCATAAgcatgaaaataataaattaagagAATACAGAAATACCAATGAAACTAAttacatgaaaaaaaaatatccaaAGAATCAcacaaaaacaaaacaaaatataccAGAGGTAACACAAAAGGAAAACACCTTAGCAACaaatttaaagaaatatagaaaagaaatatatggtAAAGAAAACGAAACACAAACAAATAGATCTTCTCGTTCCCTTAAATATTTAGAAATGCAAAGAAaactttataataatttttatgtaaaaCCAGAAACGGATTTTGTACATATATCAGATAAATCAAATgctaaaaatgataaattttGTGAATGTCCAAATAAGATGAAATCATTCAAAAAATCATCTTCATCAAATAAAATcaatgataaatatttatataaattaaaaacagGTTGTGTTGGAGGTGTAGGTGTATGTGCACTTTCCTCTACAGCTATAGGAAATTCTGGTATAGCAGCTGGTGTTACTGCTGGTATTGCTCCTGGTACAGCTGCTGCTAAATCATTTCTCACAGGTATATATAGTGCATCCATCGTTCCTAAATTGACAGAAGCCCTTTCTGGTGTGAGCTTATTTTCTGAACCTGCCATAGAAAGTGCTCTTTCTTCTATATCTACCATTAGCTCTGCACATATTTCATGTGCTGCAACTAAAGCGGCAACTGCTGCTAGTGGAGCTGCTTGGGGAACTTTTTCCGCTTATGGTATAGCAGCTTTGGTCGTAATTCTAATAGCTGTGGtacttataatattatatatatggttttatagaagaagaaaaaattcaTTGAAATGTGAAGGAAAGAAACGTTTATGTACTAAATTTGCTTtttag